From Haloglomus litoreum, the proteins below share one genomic window:
- a CDS encoding DNA adenine methylase, translating into MALSAFPYVGGKTRLVDWVTDHLPNHTTYVEPFGGSAAVLLNKPRSAIEVYNDLDRDIVQFFEIARDRPDDLLAWVRRTPFSEELHAEYVEAFYNGERPEDPVARAGRFLFLRYSQFGGKYDTPSGFKRDTIATLSSEASAWANVPEHIEATCERLQGVSIQHNSFEALIERYDSPSTVFYCDPPYLDKESTYRVDGFEHADLAAALTDIEGYALVSYTDRPQDLYTDWDEVTREYNHDSGKDDGRTKEVTERLLCNFDPEYAPTFVDASQQTLTEVSPDA; encoded by the coding sequence ATGGCGCTGAGTGCGTTCCCGTACGTCGGCGGGAAGACGCGGCTCGTCGACTGGGTGACCGACCACCTGCCCAACCACACCACGTACGTGGAGCCCTTCGGCGGCAGCGCGGCGGTCCTGCTGAACAAGCCCCGGAGCGCCATCGAGGTCTACAACGATTTAGACCGCGATATCGTCCAGTTCTTCGAGATCGCCCGGGACCGGCCCGACGACCTTCTCGCGTGGGTGCGGCGGACCCCCTTCAGCGAGGAGTTGCACGCCGAGTACGTCGAGGCGTTCTACAACGGGGAGCGACCCGAGGACCCCGTCGCGCGGGCCGGCCGCTTCCTCTTCTTGCGGTACAGCCAGTTCGGCGGCAAGTACGACACCCCGAGCGGGTTCAAGCGAGATACCATCGCGACCCTCTCGAGCGAGGCCTCGGCGTGGGCGAACGTCCCCGAGCACATCGAGGCGACCTGCGAGCGGCTGCAGGGCGTCTCGATTCAACACAACTCGTTCGAGGCGCTCATCGAGCGGTACGATTCGCCGAGTACCGTCTTCTACTGTGACCCGCCGTATCTCGACAAGGAGAGTACGTACCGCGTCGATGGCTTCGAACACGCTGACCTCGCCGCGGCGCTGACCGATATCGAGGGGTACGCGCTGGTCTCGTACACCGACCGGCCTCAGGACCTGTACACGGACTGGGACGAGGTCACCCGCGAGTACAACCACGACAGCGGGAAAGACGACGGCCGCACGAAGGAAGTCACCGAGCGGCTGCTGTGTAACTTCGACCCCGAGTACGCGCCCACGTTCGTCGATGCCAGCCAGCAGACCCTGACGGAGGTGTCGCCCGATGCCTGA
- a CDS encoding DUF7563 family protein, translated as MPSAECQGCGATVSMAYARVFGDQDDALHACPGCTNQAALANGAGAAPDADGTRRVHRPDADGPVPAVVREAPSDGQEEASPVLLKSVNDWAPSSGARAPGDGTSGEQQFRQLVAEDTAP; from the coding sequence ATGCCTTCTGCTGAGTGCCAGGGGTGTGGAGCAACCGTCAGTATGGCCTACGCACGCGTGTTCGGCGACCAGGACGATGCGCTCCATGCGTGTCCGGGGTGTACGAATCAGGCCGCGCTCGCGAACGGCGCCGGCGCCGCGCCCGACGCGGACGGGACGCGGCGGGTGCATCGGCCGGATGCGGACGGTCCCGTGCCCGCAGTGGTTCGGGAGGCGCCCTCGGATGGGCAAGAAGAGGCGTCGCCCGTGCTGCTCAAGTCAGTCAACGACTGGGCGCCCAGTAGCGGGGCAAGAGCGCCCGGCGATGGTACCTCCGGGGAGCAACAGTTCCGCCAGCTCGTCGCCGAGGATACGGCTCCCTGA
- a CDS encoding AbrB/MazE/SpoVT family DNA-binding domain-containing protein: MSQAAPLVLLGSRRIQQTGNSHAVTIPTEALEAMGVEKGDEVLLTYDRENEQLQIEHDTDAFFGTSQ; the protein is encoded by the coding sequence ATGAGCCAGGCCGCGCCACTGGTCCTGCTCGGGTCGCGCCGCATCCAACAGACGGGCAACAGCCACGCCGTCACCATCCCGACCGAGGCTCTCGAAGCGATGGGTGTCGAGAAAGGCGACGAGGTGCTGTTGACCTACGACCGCGAGAACGAGCAGTTGCAGATCGAGCACGACACGGACGCGTTCTTCGGAACATCACAGTAG
- a CDS encoding nitric-oxide reductase large subunit has product MQVSRRTIAKLLAFAFVANLVVMGAGAWYSYEHAPPIPREFEGPDGETVATAEQVRAGKVQFQRNGLMNHGSILGNGAYYGVDYTADALDLKVDAMRDYYARERYGDEYAALPGPEQAAVDDRVEADLASTDTTSPVQLSAAEAYAHEQVRETYVERYYEGDRERGVPAGMIETADDARRFADFALWTAWIAHTERPGSEHTYTNDWPYNPVAGNAPTAAAMTWSVLAMVLLVAAAGGGIWLYRSLDLPDPEVAGISVPEPDAVDLLPSQRAATRFIPVAAGLFAAQTLLGGLLAHFYIERDGFFGLGALVGVDVLQVLPFALAKTYHIDLAVLWIATLWLGAGLFLPALFTRFEPSNQARYVNVLLGALVVVVVGGFAGIYLGSNGYLGDWWWLLGNEGLEYLEVGKVWQFGLLVGFGLWTLLVARGFKPLLDNEPRYGLAHMILYAGGSIGLLFVAGMLYTPGTNIVMTEFWRWWVVHMWVEGAFEFFIVAVVGLTLVSMNLLRRESAEKAVMVEALLVMGTGVIGVSHHYWWIGQPDIWVPLGSVFSTLELIPLVFILFEAIAEYRTLGNAGESFPYRLPFMFIVASGVWNFVGAGVLGFFINLPLVNYYEHGTYLTVAHAHAAMFGAFGFLAIGLATYMLRLTVDPGRWTEHRLRWAFWCWNLGLAVMVFGSVLPVGILQLEAAFTQGYDAARSLAFYEGGLVQALFWARLPGDTLIIVGTLLFGYDVVRKRFRLRAVTPEDERTPADEGVLADD; this is encoded by the coding sequence ATGCAGGTCTCCCGTCGAACGATCGCGAAGCTGCTCGCGTTCGCGTTCGTCGCGAACCTCGTCGTGATGGGTGCCGGGGCGTGGTACTCCTACGAGCACGCGCCGCCCATCCCCCGCGAGTTCGAGGGGCCCGACGGGGAGACGGTCGCGACCGCCGAGCAGGTGCGGGCGGGGAAGGTCCAGTTCCAGCGCAACGGGCTGATGAACCACGGGTCGATCCTCGGCAACGGCGCGTACTACGGCGTCGACTACACCGCCGACGCGCTCGACCTGAAGGTCGATGCGATGCGGGACTACTACGCCCGTGAGCGCTACGGCGACGAGTACGCGGCGCTCCCGGGGCCCGAGCAGGCCGCCGTCGACGACCGCGTCGAGGCGGACCTCGCGAGCACGGACACGACCTCGCCCGTCCAGCTGTCGGCCGCGGAGGCGTACGCCCACGAGCAGGTGCGCGAGACGTACGTCGAGCGGTACTACGAGGGCGACCGGGAGCGCGGTGTTCCGGCCGGGATGATCGAGACGGCCGACGACGCGCGTCGGTTCGCGGACTTCGCGCTCTGGACCGCCTGGATCGCCCACACCGAGCGCCCGGGGAGCGAGCACACCTACACCAACGACTGGCCGTACAACCCCGTCGCGGGCAACGCGCCGACGGCGGCGGCGATGACGTGGAGCGTGCTCGCGATGGTCCTGCTCGTCGCGGCGGCCGGCGGTGGCATCTGGCTCTACCGCTCGCTGGACCTCCCCGACCCGGAGGTCGCGGGCATCTCGGTCCCGGAACCTGACGCGGTGGACCTGCTCCCGAGCCAGCGCGCGGCGACGCGGTTCATCCCCGTCGCGGCGGGGCTGTTCGCCGCGCAGACGTTGCTCGGCGGGTTGCTGGCGCACTTCTACATCGAGCGCGACGGCTTCTTCGGCCTGGGCGCGCTCGTCGGCGTCGACGTGTTGCAGGTCCTGCCGTTCGCGCTGGCGAAGACGTACCACATCGACCTCGCGGTGCTGTGGATCGCCACCCTGTGGCTGGGCGCCGGCCTGTTCCTCCCGGCGCTGTTCACCCGGTTCGAGCCCTCGAACCAGGCGCGCTACGTGAACGTCCTGCTGGGCGCGCTCGTCGTCGTCGTGGTCGGCGGGTTCGCGGGCATCTACCTCGGGTCGAACGGCTACCTCGGGGACTGGTGGTGGCTACTCGGCAACGAGGGGCTCGAGTATCTGGAGGTGGGGAAGGTGTGGCAGTTCGGCCTGCTGGTCGGCTTCGGCCTGTGGACCCTGCTGGTCGCGCGCGGGTTCAAGCCGCTGCTGGACAACGAGCCGCGGTACGGGCTGGCGCACATGATCCTGTACGCCGGCGGCTCCATCGGCCTGCTGTTCGTCGCGGGGATGCTGTACACGCCGGGGACGAACATCGTGATGACGGAGTTCTGGCGGTGGTGGGTCGTCCACATGTGGGTCGAGGGCGCCTTCGAGTTCTTCATCGTCGCCGTCGTCGGCCTGACGCTGGTCTCGATGAACCTCCTGCGGCGCGAATCGGCCGAGAAGGCGGTGATGGTCGAGGCCCTGCTCGTGATGGGGACCGGCGTCATCGGCGTCTCGCACCACTACTGGTGGATCGGCCAGCCCGACATCTGGGTCCCGCTGGGGAGCGTCTTCTCGACGCTCGAACTCATCCCGCTCGTGTTCATCCTGTTCGAGGCCATCGCGGAGTACCGCACCCTCGGGAACGCGGGCGAGTCGTTCCCGTACCGCCTGCCGTTCATGTTCATCGTCGCGAGCGGCGTGTGGAACTTCGTCGGCGCGGGCGTGCTGGGCTTCTTCATCAACCTCCCGCTCGTCAACTACTACGAGCACGGCACCTACCTCACCGTCGCGCACGCCCACGCCGCGATGTTCGGCGCGTTCGGCTTCCTCGCCATCGGCCTCGCGACCTACATGCTTCGGCTCACGGTCGACCCCGGGCGGTGGACCGAACACCGGCTCCGGTGGGCGTTCTGGTGCTGGAACCTCGGGCTCGCCGTGATGGTGTTCGGCTCGGTCCTGCCGGTCGGCATCCTGCAGCTGGAGGCGGCCTTCACGCAGGGGTACGACGCCGCCCGGTCGCTGGCGTTCTACGAGGGCGGGCTGGTGCAGGCGCTGTTCTGGGCGCGCCTACCGGGTGACACGCTCATCATCGTCGGGACGCTGCTGTTCGGCTACGACGTGGTCCGCAAGCGGTTCCGGTTGCGCGCCGTGACGCCGGAGGACGAGCGCACGCCCGCCGACGAAGGGGTGCTGGCCGACGACTGA